A region from the Sulfurivermis fontis genome encodes:
- a CDS encoding response regulator transcription factor, whose amino-acid sequence MSGDKISALVADDHPVARIGMRRLLEVNGIGVVAEAATGEEAYRLYEFHRPDMVLMDMRMPGIGGLEAVRRIRLRDAAARILMLSVSDSTALFQQALGLGVAGYLTKSAAPAEIVSAVRRVAAGGKHFDQVLLAKSNGAPGEAPRPLLQVLTPREFEVFRLLAEGYSVTEIAGILSISPKTAGVHHTRIMHKLGIRSPVQLVRLAFQQGVITL is encoded by the coding sequence ATGAGCGGTGACAAGATTTCCGCCCTGGTGGCGGATGACCATCCGGTGGCGCGCATCGGCATGCGTCGATTATTGGAGGTGAATGGAATTGGTGTCGTGGCCGAGGCCGCCACCGGGGAAGAGGCCTATCGTCTGTACGAATTCCATCGGCCCGACATGGTGTTGATGGACATGCGCATGCCAGGCATCGGCGGTCTGGAGGCGGTGCGCCGCATCCGCCTGCGCGATGCCGCTGCCCGCATCCTGATGCTGAGCGTCTCGGACAGCACGGCGCTGTTTCAGCAGGCGCTCGGTCTGGGGGTGGCGGGCTATCTCACCAAGAGCGCCGCGCCCGCCGAGATCGTCAGCGCGGTACGGCGTGTGGCGGCCGGCGGCAAGCATTTTGATCAGGTACTGCTCGCAAAGAGTAACGGTGCACCAGGCGAGGCGCCGCGCCCGTTGCTGCAGGTGCTGACGCCGCGCGAGTTCGAGGTGTTCCGTCTGCTGGCGGAAGGGTATTCGGTTACAGAAATTGCGGGTATTCTGTCGATCAGCCCGAAGACCGCGGGTGTCCACCACACCCGCATCATGCACAAGCTGGGGATCCGTTCACCGGTGCAGCTCGTGCGTCTGGCCTTTCAACAGGGAGTGATCACGTTGTGA
- a CDS encoding CZB domain-containing protein, giving the protein MSILSWLKSVTQGGADVADNIALQPLQFAAGEEEFRGLNMKQALDAHIAWTRRIENHLKGGDDSRYEVAEVAADHLCTLGKWIHGAAQIEFGRTPEYADLRRVHADFHIAVGAVLNDVDNGTVTDAEQTLKKIRHKSGEVQLALIRLYAAARSAGMH; this is encoded by the coding sequence ATGAGCATACTATCGTGGTTGAAGAGTGTTACCCAGGGCGGCGCTGACGTCGCCGATAACATTGCCCTCCAGCCGTTGCAGTTTGCTGCCGGCGAGGAGGAGTTCCGCGGCCTGAACATGAAGCAGGCACTGGATGCGCACATCGCCTGGACACGGCGCATCGAGAATCATCTGAAAGGCGGCGATGACAGCCGCTACGAGGTGGCCGAGGTGGCCGCCGACCATCTGTGTACCCTCGGCAAGTGGATTCACGGCGCCGCCCAGATTGAGTTTGGCCGGACGCCGGAGTATGCCGACCTGCGCCGGGTGCATGCCGATTTTCACATCGCCGTCGGTGCGGTGCTGAACGATGTGGACAACGGCACCGTCACCGATGCCGAGCAGACCCTCAAGAAAATCCGTCATAAATCCGGAGAGGTGCAGCTGGCACTGATCCGTCTCTACGCGGCGGCACGATCGGCGGGCATGCACTGA
- a CDS encoding putative bifunctional diguanylate cyclase/phosphodiesterase — translation MQLFRLFLLFALVLTALLAIPAGVVLWDAGARLREVRDAEVVLTRLQQLSTQLRAVHERQYAALRGHSDARPEPLPGRCTAAAAVVPTAAGGAGLPADLPATAPALLQQAEQEVAAVRLPPPLVLPVIAWLDLLRSLDYAARERELAWQLAQGGSEATLATLFELCGLAVRLDDVLQRRLVRELPPALSLATASIVHGVSAPEPGKCAQAGDDAALASRHMTAAARHAALLTVERQYGQWISDQAQQLLLQAWLRGFVIVCAGGAALLAMSLFGFGVLRFHARPVLSLSRVLHALRQDATATARAAAGGSGEMAALGSSINELVDRWQAHDHYHRLADSVFEHALDGILVTDAAGVIQAVNPALGRMMAYPGRALMYRNVRLFKSGCHDAEFYRSMWQAISQQGQWSGEIWNRRGDGELALLRLSIAAVRDAAGELLHYVGIYSDVTEQRRAEEALHRAHDYQRTILAALGEGLYCVDGEGFLRFLNPAAERMLGWRESELLGRNAHDAFHGKRPDGTPLPRSECALLGVFRDGASYHGEEMFTRRDGRSFPVECHSTPLYENGTITGAVVAFTDISRRKEDEQRILHLAYHDGLTGLANRSFLLQHLRLLIAQGHRHPMPLAVLFLDLDRFKQVNDSLGHHIGDTLLMQVAARLRGVLRSGDMLARQGGDEFIVVCSAEPDGGAVCPAALRVAAKIHAVLGQPFSIDGQELFIGASIGISCLPEHGIDADILLRRADQAMYQAKQAGLDTAIYTPGGERYVQDRLTLETRLRGALARNELRTLVQPVVELASGRIIGGEVLLRWNDQGRLVAPEQFIPLAEETGQIIAIGAWVNAEACRLAAQWRALVPDFVLAVNLSPRQLFDQHLLRDLCSAMGSHGLAGNALELEITETVTMSLPRRARRSIHWLRQRGLRLSIDDFGTGHSSLKRLQEITADRLKIDRSFVQGLPEAGHSVTIVRNTIALAHDLGMEVIAEGVETEAQRRLLAELGCDLVQGFLYSRPVEPEAFTRLLQSGLISPEDGGNTDSTQPQ, via the coding sequence ATGCAGTTATTTCGACTCTTCCTGCTGTTTGCCCTGGTGCTCACGGCACTGCTGGCGATCCCCGCCGGCGTGGTGCTGTGGGATGCCGGTGCACGTCTGCGCGAGGTACGTGATGCCGAGGTTGTGCTGACGCGCCTGCAGCAACTGTCGACACAATTGCGGGCCGTGCACGAACGACAGTATGCCGCGCTGCGCGGGCACAGCGACGCCCGTCCCGAACCGTTGCCCGGGCGGTGTACCGCGGCTGCCGCCGTGGTGCCGACTGCGGCCGGGGGGGCGGGACTGCCTGCCGATTTGCCCGCCACTGCTCCGGCATTGTTGCAGCAGGCCGAGCAGGAGGTCGCTGCCGTACGTCTGCCGCCGCCGCTGGTCCTGCCGGTAATCGCCTGGCTCGATCTGTTGCGCAGCCTCGATTATGCGGCGCGCGAGCGCGAACTGGCCTGGCAGCTGGCGCAGGGCGGCAGCGAGGCGACTCTGGCGACGCTGTTCGAGCTGTGCGGCCTGGCGGTGCGGCTGGACGACGTGCTGCAACGGCGCCTCGTGCGGGAGCTGCCGCCGGCGCTGTCGCTGGCTACCGCTTCCATTGTCCACGGCGTATCCGCGCCGGAGCCCGGCAAGTGCGCCCAGGCCGGTGATGACGCGGCACTGGCCTCGCGCCACATGACGGCCGCGGCACGCCATGCGGCGCTGCTGACGGTCGAGCGGCAATATGGCCAATGGATCAGTGACCAGGCGCAGCAACTGCTGCTGCAGGCCTGGCTGCGCGGCTTCGTCATCGTCTGCGCTGGTGGTGCCGCACTGCTGGCCATGTCGCTGTTCGGCTTTGGCGTGCTGCGCTTTCATGCCCGCCCTGTGCTGTCCCTGTCGCGGGTCCTCCATGCCCTGCGGCAGGATGCGACGGCAACGGCGCGCGCCGCTGCCGGTGGCAGTGGCGAGATGGCTGCGCTGGGCAGTTCCATCAATGAACTGGTGGATCGCTGGCAGGCCCACGATCACTATCACCGTCTGGCCGACAGCGTGTTCGAACATGCCCTGGACGGCATCCTCGTCACCGACGCCGCCGGCGTCATCCAGGCGGTGAATCCGGCCCTGGGACGCATGATGGCCTATCCGGGGCGCGCCCTGATGTACCGCAATGTGCGCCTGTTCAAGTCCGGTTGTCATGATGCGGAATTCTATCGGTCGATGTGGCAGGCGATCTCGCAGCAGGGTCAGTGGAGCGGCGAGATATGGAACCGGCGCGGCGATGGTGAACTGGCGTTGCTGCGCCTGTCCATCGCGGCGGTGCGCGATGCGGCGGGAGAGCTGTTGCACTACGTCGGCATCTACAGCGACGTCACCGAGCAGCGTCGCGCCGAAGAGGCCCTGCACCGCGCCCACGATTACCAGCGCACCATTCTTGCCGCGCTGGGTGAAGGACTGTACTGCGTCGATGGCGAGGGGTTCCTGCGCTTTCTCAATCCGGCGGCGGAACGGATGCTGGGCTGGCGCGAGAGCGAATTGCTCGGCCGCAATGCCCATGACGCCTTCCACGGCAAGCGGCCCGACGGCACGCCGCTGCCGCGCAGCGAGTGCGCCTTGCTGGGGGTGTTTCGTGACGGCGCCTCCTATCATGGTGAGGAAATGTTCACCCGGCGCGACGGCCGCAGCTTTCCGGTGGAATGCCATTCCACGCCACTGTACGAGAACGGCACCATCACCGGCGCCGTGGTGGCGTTCACCGACATCAGCCGGCGCAAGGAGGACGAACAGCGCATCCTGCATCTGGCCTACCACGATGGCCTGACCGGGCTGGCCAACCGCAGCTTCCTGCTGCAGCATCTGCGCCTGCTCATCGCCCAGGGGCACCGCCACCCCATGCCGCTGGCGGTGCTGTTCCTCGACCTCGATCGCTTCAAGCAGGTCAACGATTCACTCGGTCATCATATCGGCGATACCTTGCTGATGCAGGTGGCGGCGCGCCTGCGCGGCGTGCTGCGCAGCGGCGACATGCTGGCGCGCCAGGGTGGCGACGAGTTCATCGTGGTATGCAGCGCCGAGCCGGACGGTGGCGCGGTCTGCCCGGCGGCACTGCGTGTGGCGGCAAAGATCCATGCCGTGCTGGGTCAACCCTTCAGCATCGACGGGCAGGAGCTGTTCATCGGCGCCAGTATCGGCATCAGCTGCCTGCCGGAGCATGGTATCGATGCCGACATTCTGCTGCGCCGTGCCGACCAGGCCATGTACCAGGCCAAGCAGGCCGGGCTCGATACCGCCATCTATACCCCGGGAGGCGAGCGCTACGTGCAGGACCGCCTGACGCTGGAGACCCGCCTGCGCGGGGCGCTGGCGCGCAACGAGTTGCGTACCCTGGTACAGCCGGTGGTGGAGCTGGCCAGCGGCCGCATCATCGGCGGTGAGGTGTTGCTGCGCTGGAACGATCAGGGGCGGCTGGTTGCGCCGGAACAATTCATCCCGCTGGCGGAGGAGACCGGCCAGATCATCGCCATCGGCGCCTGGGTCAATGCGGAGGCCTGCCGGCTGGCGGCGCAGTGGCGCGCCCTGGTGCCGGATTTCGTGCTGGCCGTGAACCTGTCGCCGCGCCAGCTGTTCGACCAGCACCTGCTGCGCGACCTGTGCAGTGCCATGGGGAGTCATGGCCTGGCGGGGAATGCCCTGGAGCTGGAGATCACTGAAACCGTCACCATGTCGCTGCCGCGGCGCGCCCGCCGCAGCATCCACTGGTTGCGCCAGCGCGGTCTGCGCCTGTCCATCGACGACTTCGGTACCGGTCATTCCAGCCTGAAGCGCCTGCAGGAGATCACCGCCGACCGCCTCAAGATCGATCGCTCCTTCGTCCAGGGCCTGCCGGAGGCGGGCCACAGCGTGACCATCGTGCGCAACACCATCGCCCTGGCCCATGACCTCGGCATGGAGGTGATTGCCGAGGGTGTCGAGACGGAGGCGCAGCGCCGGCTGCTGGCGGAACTGGGCTGCGACCTCGTCCAGGGATTCCTCTATAGCCGCCCGGTGGAGCCGGAGGCCTTTACCCGTTTGCTGCAGAGCGGCCTCATCTCGCCGGAGGACGGCGGCAATACGGACAGTACGCAGCCACAATAG